Proteins encoded together in one Candidatus Dependentiae bacterium window:
- a CDS encoding Bax inhibitor-1/YccA family protein — MNTTYSLQEIGTNFMYRVYGWMAAGLGLTASTAYWVSTTTLATKLITNSGLFLILMLVQLGLVIGLSFFIDRMSYSMAALGFMAYSLLTGVTLSSLFLIYTQASLVGTFIIAAGMFAAMAVYGYFTKADLTTMGSILFMALIGLIIGFVVNIFLKSSAFNTALSAFGVLIFAGLTAYDVQRIKQMSYSLLNQGDMAQRVSILGALTLYLDFLNLFLSLLSFTGKRRD, encoded by the coding sequence ATGAACACTACGTACTCCTTACAAGAAATTGGTACAAATTTCATGTACCGCGTCTATGGCTGGATGGCGGCAGGCCTCGGACTAACAGCAAGTACTGCTTACTGGGTCAGCACCACTACGCTTGCTACAAAGCTTATAACTAACTCTGGTCTATTTTTAATACTTATGCTTGTTCAGCTAGGACTAGTAATTGGTCTTTCTTTTTTTATAGATCGTATGTCTTACAGTATGGCCGCACTAGGATTTATGGCATATTCGCTTTTAACAGGTGTTACTTTGTCATCTTTATTTTTAATCTATACGCAAGCATCACTGGTCGGTACTTTTATTATTGCTGCAGGTATGTTTGCAGCTATGGCAGTATATGGCTATTTTACTAAAGCTGATCTTACTACTATGGGTAGCATACTCTTTATGGCACTTATTGGTTTAATTATTGGCTTTGTTGTTAATATATTTTTAAAAAGCTCTGCTTTTAATACGGCTCTTTCAGCTTTTGGTGTATTAATTTTTGCAGGCCTGACTGCTTACGATGTACAACGTATCAAACAAATGAGTTATAGTTTACTCAATCAAGGCGATATGGCACAAAGAGTAAGTATCCTAGGAGCACTTACTTTATATTTAGATTTTCTTAATCTTTTTCTTAGTCTTTTAAGTTTTACTGGTAAAAGAAGAGACTAA
- a CDS encoding nucleotidyl transferase AbiEii/AbiGii toxin family protein produces MSIDTAQHKSILVRILKDIFTDKAIAPFLGFKGGTAALLFYNLPRFSVDLDFDLLNDGKATLVFDHVKTLLEKYGIVKQAEQKRYTIFFLLAYNEKRSDAQNIKVEINKRNFGSSYEVRHYLGIPMQVMVQQDIIAHKLVAMIERIGKANRDIFDSWFFLDQNWPINKSIIELRAHVSYKDFLSNAITVLEKMNNRNILSGLGELVDAKQKAWVKTHLKEEILFLLRLLHAQQLS; encoded by the coding sequence ATGTCTATAGATACAGCACAGCATAAAAGTATCCTTGTTCGCATTCTAAAAGATATATTTACTGATAAAGCTATAGCTCCTTTTTTAGGTTTTAAAGGTGGAACTGCTGCTCTTCTTTTTTATAATCTACCACGTTTTTCAGTTGATTTAGATTTTGATCTTTTAAATGACGGCAAAGCAACACTAGTATTTGATCATGTAAAGACACTATTAGAAAAATATGGAATCGTTAAGCAGGCTGAACAAAAACGATATACCATTTTCTTTTTGCTAGCTTATAATGAAAAGCGTTCTGATGCTCAAAACATAAAGGTAGAAATCAACAAGCGTAATTTTGGATCATCGTATGAAGTAAGACACTACTTAGGTATACCTATGCAAGTGATGGTACAACAAGATATTATTGCTCATAAGTTGGTGGCAATGATCGAGCGAATAGGTAAAGCCAATCGTGATATTTTTGATAGTTGGTTTTTCTTAGATCAGAATTGGCCTATTAACAAAAGTATAATTGAGCTTAGAGCTCATGTATCTTATAAAGATTTTTTATCGAATGCTATTACGGTTTTGGAAAAGATGAACAACAGAAACATTTTGTCTGGGTTAGGCGAGCTTGTAGATGCAAAACAAAAGGCGTGGGTTAAGACCCACTTAAAGGAAGAAATACTATTTTTGCTTAGACTATTACATGCTCAGCAATTATCCTAA
- a CDS encoding ABC transporter ATP-binding protein encodes MASMPVLQVKQLYKAFGDYRAVNYISFELHPGEIVGLLGSNGAGKTTTIQMLLGTMTPTSGSIVYFDKDLATHRSEVLQHVSFASTYVRLQGKLSIYENLDFFGKIYGLSALDRRVRIEQFLKFFDMWRLKDRYAGGLSAGETTRVMLAKAFVARPKVVLLDEPTASLDPDVAHDVRAFVKEQQRQHGVSILFTSHNMDEVAAVCSRVLVLKKGTIIANDSPSNLACSIAATKLKLSISESQTHQVERFIAQRGLLFSHEGSLFEIAIDEHAIGDFLLALAREQITYCQITVEKPTLESYFLHIAKNK; translated from the coding sequence ATGGCATCTATGCCTGTATTACAGGTTAAGCAACTGTATAAAGCCTTTGGCGACTACCGTGCGGTAAATTATATATCATTTGAGTTGCACCCAGGTGAAATAGTAGGCCTATTGGGTTCTAATGGTGCCGGCAAAACGACAACTATACAAATGCTTTTAGGTACTATGACGCCTACTTCTGGGTCTATTGTCTATTTTGATAAAGATTTAGCAACTCATAGATCAGAAGTATTGCAGCATGTATCATTTGCAAGTACGTATGTGCGGTTGCAGGGTAAGCTAAGTATTTATGAAAATCTTGATTTTTTTGGAAAAATCTACGGTCTTTCAGCACTTGATAGACGAGTGCGCATAGAGCAGTTTTTAAAGTTTTTTGATATGTGGCGTCTGAAAGATAGGTACGCTGGAGGACTGTCAGCTGGTGAAACTACTCGTGTAATGCTTGCTAAAGCTTTTGTTGCACGTCCTAAGGTGGTGCTTCTTGATGAACCTACGGCGTCGCTTGATCCTGATGTTGCTCATGATGTACGTGCTTTTGTAAAAGAGCAGCAACGCCAGCATGGAGTGTCTATTTTATTTACTTCACATAATATGGATGAAGTTGCTGCAGTGTGTAGTCGCGTGCTAGTACTTAAAAAAGGTACTATTATCGCAAATGATAGTCCCTCTAATTTAGCATGTAGTATAGCAGCGACTAAACTTAAACTTTCCATAAGTGAATCTCAAACACATCAAGTTGAACGGTTTATTGCTCAAAGAGGTCTTTTGTTTAGTCATGAGGGCTCTTTGTTTGAGATAGCTATTGATGAGCATGCAATAGGTGATTTTCTACTTGCATTAGCCCGTGAACAGATAACCTATTGTCAGATTACGGTAGAAAAACCAACATTAGAAAGCTACTTTTTACATATAGCCAAAAACAAGTAA
- a CDS encoding rRNA pseudouridine synthase: protein MKKTPQSLGTQLNKYIAHAGLCSRRKAELLIEKGDISVNGKAMLNSGYRVQPGDVVKYVSQIIKPEHKMYILLNKPKGYITTVSDDRDRKTVMSLVELDTKERIYPVGRLDRATTGLLLMTNDGELAQQLAHPRNRVRKIYHVQLDRPLTTEHYHTIKDGFKLEDGSVKVDAVSAINGDPHHIALELHSGKNHIVRRIFEHFDYKIAKLDRVMYAGLTKKKLPQGQWRFLTDYEVDTLYNLSPEHRTPENKTGI from the coding sequence ATGAAAAAAACTCCTCAGTCTCTAGGGACACAACTTAATAAATATATTGCTCATGCTGGATTATGCTCTCGTCGTAAAGCTGAATTACTTATAGAAAAGGGTGATATCTCAGTTAACGGTAAAGCTATGCTTAATAGTGGTTATCGTGTGCAACCAGGCGACGTAGTAAAATATGTAAGTCAGATTATTAAGCCTGAACATAAAATGTATATTTTGCTTAATAAGCCTAAAGGATATATTACAACAGTATCAGATGACAGAGACCGAAAAACTGTTATGAGTCTTGTTGAACTTGATACCAAAGAGCGTATTTATCCTGTAGGTCGTCTAGACAGAGCTACCACAGGCTTGCTTCTTATGACAAACGATGGTGAACTTGCTCAACAGCTTGCTCATCCACGTAACAGAGTAAGAAAAATATATCATGTGCAACTTGATAGACCATTAACCACTGAACATTATCATACAATAAAAGATGGCTTTAAATTAGAAGATGGCTCGGTTAAAGTTGATGCTGTAAGTGCTATAAATGGTGATCCTCATCACATTGCTCTTGAGCTGCATAGTGGCAAAAATCATATTGTACGCCGTATATTTGAGCATTTTGATTACAAAATAGCAAAATTAGACCGTGTTATGTACGCAGGTCTTACCAAGAAAAAACTTCCTCAAGGCCAATGGCGCTTTTTAACTGATTATGAAGTAGATACTTTATATAACTTATCACCAGAACATAGAACGCCAGAAAATAAAACTGGCATATAA
- a CDS encoding ankyrin repeat domain-containing protein — MNINEQFIEACSSGDREKAQELLAAGADIHTSQDDALLIAVEHGHLPIVKLLLAHGADVHADEDFSIRWAAQAGSKELMGLLLAAGANPHARAEEALILASKNGYLEIVEVLLAAGADIHAQEDAALKQAAAHGRNDIVELLLLSGAHIHIDNNTPLLGAAQSGHLEIITTLMAAGADSHAADDAALIFAAEHGHAHIVRFLLEHGADVHTYKDLALLLGIQYGHQDVVKLLLEFGKDTYTQASLSNGHQLAQEMGNVALIAQLSEALKK; from the coding sequence ATGAATATCAATGAGCAGTTTATAGAAGCATGTTCTTCTGGTGACAGAGAAAAGGCACAAGAGCTTTTAGCCGCAGGTGCAGATATACATACCAGCCAAGATGATGCCTTACTTATAGCAGTAGAGCATGGTCACCTACCCATAGTTAAACTTTTGCTTGCTCATGGTGCAGATGTTCATGCTGATGAAGACTTTAGCATTCGTTGGGCGGCTCAAGCAGGCAGTAAAGAACTTATGGGACTACTACTTGCAGCAGGCGCTAATCCTCATGCACGCGCAGAAGAAGCATTAATACTTGCTTCTAAAAATGGTTATCTAGAGATCGTAGAGGTGCTCTTGGCAGCTGGTGCTGATATTCATGCTCAAGAAGATGCAGCTTTAAAGCAAGCAGCAGCTCATGGTCGTAATGATATAGTTGAGCTGCTTTTGCTTTCTGGTGCACATATACATATTGACAATAATACGCCCTTGTTGGGTGCTGCTCAAAGTGGTCATTTAGAAATAATAACAACGCTTATGGCTGCTGGAGCCGATAGTCATGCTGCTGATGATGCTGCGTTAATATTTGCTGCAGAACATGGTCATGCACATATAGTACGTTTTCTGCTTGAGCATGGAGCTGATGTGCATACTTATAAAGATTTGGCATTACTGCTTGGTATCCAATATGGCCATCAAGATGTAGTAAAACTATTACTTGAGTTTGGCAAAGATACGTATACTCAGGCATCACTGAGCAATGGTCATCAGCTAGCTCAAGAAATGGGTAACGTAGCCCTGATAGCTCAGTTAAGTGAGGCTTTAAAAAAATAA
- a CDS encoding ankyrin repeat domain-containing protein translates to MKKYLLLLLFAGTIHNCFSMNKNEEFLRQQADYNKKKKEEQQAYSEALLYYHTSPNTTLKDQTVQTMLSTRLLQNLAVNTMTEDQKTQALFNAILNKDSKKIQELIDAKVNVNKTRDEDATPLHLVVSLEPNPQDTFPLKVARMLITAGANINVPNKIGRTPLHLAVRSADMTMIDLLMEAGANPLYKDKNGITAFTLAEKLFKPTNVSKYTRIAQLLKNPNYKKAYSAIALEKAQSPEGYALPDLPLDVRRIIANQAFDKSVSKK, encoded by the coding sequence ATGAAAAAATACTTACTATTACTACTTTTTGCTGGAACAATACATAATTGTTTTAGTATGAACAAAAATGAAGAATTTCTTCGCCAGCAGGCTGATTATAATAAAAAGAAGAAAGAAGAACAACAAGCATACAGTGAGGCGCTTCTCTATTATCATACTAGTCCCAATACCACGCTAAAAGACCAAACAGTTCAAACCATGTTGTCTACACGCTTACTGCAAAATCTTGCTGTCAACACTATGACTGAAGACCAAAAAACACAGGCTTTGTTTAACGCAATTTTAAATAAAGATTCCAAAAAAATACAAGAACTAATCGATGCCAAGGTTAACGTTAATAAAACCAGAGATGAAGATGCTACGCCTTTACACTTGGTTGTTTCGCTAGAACCTAATCCTCAGGATACATTTCCGCTGAAAGTCGCTCGCATGTTAATTACAGCAGGCGCTAATATTAATGTGCCTAATAAAATAGGCCGAACACCTCTACACCTGGCTGTACGATCAGCTGATATGACTATGATAGATCTACTTATGGAAGCAGGAGCTAATCCTTTATATAAAGATAAAAATGGCATAACAGCTTTTACCCTAGCAGAGAAACTTTTTAAGCCTACTAATGTAAGTAAATACACTAGAATCGCACAATTACTTAAAAATCCAAACTATAAGAAAGCATACTCAGCTATAGCTCTTGAAAAAGCTCAATCACCTGAAGGATATGCACTACCAGATCTACCTTTAGATGTTAGAAGGATTATAGCAAATCAAGCATTTGATAAAAGTGTATCTAAAAAATAA
- a CDS encoding ankyrin repeat domain-containing protein, which translates to MKKYILAVTVFFILPLYSMHYLRSLAGYDSDYYYEQLLQAAAGQKDQEALRKVLRYANLNVINKPDAAGDTALHIAAHNNTKTAIELLVNHPGIAINSKNKAQETPLSCAVARCNIQAVKALLAVGAEINIKNALGFTALHTAIDEGSAAQKEIIPLLLQAGAYLTIRDKQDRTPATLAANVHRAPPTDVNIRKAINALIINHILTEIVPKKCKAWVKLLSTNRSKLDETSAVPLLNKDVLYIIAGYITKAEVAKKLKIDELTLYL; encoded by the coding sequence ATGAAAAAATATATTTTAGCAGTAACGGTATTTTTTATTTTACCACTCTATAGCATGCACTATCTAAGAAGCTTGGCTGGTTATGATTCAGACTATTATTATGAACAACTTTTACAAGCTGCAGCAGGACAAAAAGATCAAGAAGCTCTAAGAAAAGTACTACGTTATGCTAACCTTAATGTAATAAATAAACCAGATGCAGCTGGTGATACTGCTTTGCATATAGCAGCGCATAATAATACAAAAACAGCAATAGAACTATTAGTTAATCATCCTGGCATTGCTATCAATAGTAAAAATAAGGCGCAAGAAACTCCCTTAAGTTGTGCTGTAGCACGCTGCAATATACAAGCAGTTAAAGCCCTGTTAGCAGTTGGAGCGGAGATTAATATAAAGAATGCTCTAGGTTTTACAGCTTTACATACAGCTATCGATGAAGGTAGTGCTGCACAGAAAGAAATAATACCGTTATTATTGCAAGCAGGTGCCTACCTTACTATTAGAGATAAACAAGACAGAACTCCCGCTACTTTAGCTGCTAATGTACATCGTGCACCTCCCACGGATGTTAACATAAGAAAAGCTATTAATGCTCTCATCATTAATCATATACTTACAGAGATTGTGCCTAAAAAGTGCAAAGCATGGGTTAAACTTTTAAGTACAAACAGGTCAAAACTTGATGAAACATCGGCTGTTCCCCTTCTTAATAAAGATGTACTGTATATTATTGCAGGGTATATTACTAAAGCAGAAGTTGCTAAAAAATTAAAGATAGATGAACTTACCTTATACTTGTAG
- a CDS encoding zinc metalloprotease HtpX: MWYNQLKTTILLASLSGILMLIGSLIGGYNGIIAAFVVSLLVNGFAYFFSAKMVLSMYKAQPLNAHEYGWIDSMVRELIQDYNLPMPKLWLVNTQVANAFATGRNPKNAHVAVTTGILDILTKEELRGVLAHEISHIKNRDILVSSVAATLATSIGFLANMMQNMAMWGSFGRSDQGNQKRSNPIVLLAVAFLMPIAASLIQLAISRSREYLADETGAHVCHDPLALASALEKLQASTTKAHFNNNDTQKASTAHLFIVNPFTGGLLNSLFSTHPPMQERIARLRKINDEMIQENR, from the coding sequence ATGTGGTATAATCAATTAAAAACTACTATTTTACTTGCAAGTTTATCGGGCATTTTAATGCTTATTGGCAGTCTCATAGGAGGCTATAATGGTATTATTGCTGCCTTTGTGGTGTCGCTCCTTGTCAATGGCTTTGCCTACTTTTTTTCTGCTAAAATGGTTTTAAGCATGTATAAAGCTCAACCACTTAACGCACATGAGTATGGCTGGATTGACTCCATGGTGCGCGAGCTTATACAAGATTATAACTTACCTATGCCTAAATTGTGGCTTGTCAATACTCAAGTAGCAAACGCATTTGCCACAGGACGCAACCCCAAAAATGCTCACGTTGCTGTTACTACGGGCATTTTAGATATTTTAACTAAAGAAGAGTTGCGTGGTGTACTTGCACACGAAATATCTCACATTAAAAACCGTGATATCTTAGTAAGCAGTGTAGCTGCTACCCTGGCAACCTCTATTGGGTTCTTAGCTAATATGATGCAAAATATGGCTATGTGGGGTTCTTTTGGCAGAAGCGACCAAGGCAATCAAAAAAGATCTAACCCTATTGTACTATTAGCAGTAGCATTTTTAATGCCTATAGCAGCATCCCTTATTCAACTTGCTATATCACGCTCACGTGAGTACTTAGCTGATGAAACAGGTGCTCATGTATGTCATGATCCGCTGGCATTAGCTTCAGCTTTAGAAAAACTACAAGCGAGCACTACAAAAGCTCATTTTAATAATAATGACACACAAAAAGCATCGACAGCTCATCTGTTTATTGTAAATCCCTTTACTGGCGGGCTGCTTAATTCTCTCTTTTCAACGCATCCTCCCATGCAAGAAAGAATTGCACGATTACGCAAAATAAACGACGAGATGATACAAGAAAACAGATAG
- a CDS encoding NUDIX domain-containing protein — MLSKPQKLKATITVGLILLKDDSVLLLRRFNTGYADGQYGLIAGCVDENESITTAMIREAYEEAGIILKPEWLTMSCVIQAPQGERDSECIDFFFVAHQWENTPINNEPHKCDDLAFFSLKALPENLIPMVRKALSNRIQGTYFDQTNW; from the coding sequence ATGCTCTCTAAGCCACAAAAACTAAAAGCAACCATAACAGTTGGCCTTATACTACTTAAAGATGATAGCGTATTACTATTGCGTCGTTTTAATACTGGATACGCTGATGGACAGTATGGCTTAATAGCTGGATGCGTTGACGAAAATGAATCTATAACAACAGCCATGATACGAGAAGCATACGAAGAAGCTGGTATTATATTAAAACCAGAGTGGCTCACTATGAGCTGTGTTATTCAAGCACCACAAGGTGAACGAGACAGCGAATGTATAGATTTTTTCTTTGTAGCACACCAATGGGAAAATACACCTATAAATAATGAACCTCATAAATGCGATGATCTAGCATTCTTTTCCCTTAAAGCTTTACCTGAAAATCTTATTCCTATGGTACGTAAAGCTCTTTCTAACCGTATCCAAGGCACCTATTTTGATCAGACAAACTGGTAA
- a CDS encoding ankyrin repeat domain-containing protein produces MKIAFMGAPYIILLFSSCLIFRLTTLQACFYEPRSSFKNYLLEQAVVNGCKKAVELLLTHGADPTAKAKGKKLLLESAGGSLWTKIEIAHLLLAHGAAQAEISQVPYVKSALERHQQLLIALSKSNLAQIRTYINLGYYFAPHFKILLSFIYKNFFSALEQDTVKQVRKLHQRGLCLHLKDTRNGNTPLHTAVQANSIQVVDYLLSAGCDVTKINNQRQTALDLLCDKKNSLNQEMLMLFLDHAYGKKKTSSHHSTDSHTHKISNTKTTLLKSFVPAVIEDTSPKSLGCILQ; encoded by the coding sequence ATGAAGATAGCTTTTATGGGCGCACCTTATATTATTTTGCTTTTTTCAAGCTGTTTAATTTTTAGACTTACCACTCTTCAAGCATGTTTCTATGAGCCACGAAGCTCTTTCAAAAATTATCTTCTTGAACAAGCTGTTGTAAATGGCTGTAAAAAAGCAGTTGAACTCTTACTTACTCATGGAGCTGATCCTACGGCAAAAGCAAAAGGTAAAAAGTTATTGCTGGAAAGCGCCGGTGGTTCCCTATGGACAAAAATAGAGATAGCACACCTGTTACTTGCCCATGGAGCAGCACAAGCAGAAATATCGCAGGTACCGTATGTTAAGTCTGCTTTAGAGCGCCACCAGCAATTATTAATAGCCTTAAGTAAAAGCAACCTAGCTCAAATACGTACTTATATTAATTTAGGTTATTACTTTGCACCACACTTTAAGATTTTACTGAGCTTTATCTATAAAAATTTCTTTTCAGCTTTAGAACAAGATACTGTTAAGCAAGTACGCAAATTACATCAACGTGGTCTTTGTTTACACCTTAAAGATACAAGAAACGGCAATACGCCACTGCATACAGCAGTACAAGCAAATAGCATACAAGTAGTTGATTATTTACTGTCAGCAGGCTGCGATGTTACCAAAATCAATAATCAAAGACAAACTGCTCTAGACTTACTATGCGACAAAAAAAATTCATTAAATCAAGAGATGCTCATGCTATTTTTAGATCATGCCTACGGAAAAAAGAAAACTTCCTCTCACCACTCTACAGATAGCCATACGCACAAGATTTCTAACACTAAAACTACGCTTTTAAAGTCTTTCGTACCAGCTGTTATTGAAGATACTTCACCAAAAAGCTTAGGCTGTATTCTCCAATAA
- a CDS encoding ABC transporter permease: protein MKLYRIQALALRTLKLTFRGLDPLVDFFYWPLFDIVVWGFTSRWIQAQTHTSSFVILLALVLWQAAYRSNLDISFNLLSEIWSRNIVNLFSTPLTIGEWMIASMAVGVLNTLISVSFGALAIWFLYGVSLFKVGWLLLPFFVSLMLSGWTIGFFTASSLVYWGQSVQKLVWVMGWFFVPFSAVYYPIGSLPHGVQLVAYCLPMTYIFEGLRSYMQTGTVPLNYILISYVLNGVYLTSALVWFRYMFNQSRVKGLARLEND from the coding sequence ATGAAATTATATCGTATACAAGCGCTTGCGTTACGTACGCTTAAACTCACCTTTAGAGGTCTTGATCCTCTGGTCGATTTTTTTTATTGGCCGTTATTTGATATTGTCGTATGGGGGTTTACAAGTCGTTGGATTCAAGCACAAACCCATACAAGTTCTTTTGTTATACTTCTAGCTTTGGTTTTATGGCAAGCTGCCTATCGGTCAAATTTAGATATCTCATTTAATTTGTTATCAGAAATTTGGTCGCGTAATATTGTTAACCTTTTTTCAACGCCACTGACAATAGGCGAATGGATGATAGCATCTATGGCGGTAGGCGTATTAAACACCCTTATTAGTGTTTCTTTTGGTGCGTTAGCAATTTGGTTTTTATACGGAGTTTCACTTTTTAAAGTAGGCTGGTTGCTGCTACCGTTTTTCGTTTCACTTATGCTTTCTGGGTGGACCATAGGGTTTTTTACTGCATCTAGCTTAGTATACTGGGGTCAGTCAGTGCAAAAGCTTGTGTGGGTTATGGGTTGGTTTTTTGTACCGTTTAGTGCAGTGTATTACCCCATTGGATCACTACCGCATGGTGTCCAATTAGTTGCCTACTGTTTACCTATGACCTATATATTTGAGGGGTTGCGCTCGTATATGCAAACAGGTACAGTGCCCCTTAACTATATACTTATAAGCTATGTGCTTAATGGTGTCTATTTAACAAGTGCACTCGTATGGTTTAGATATATGTTTAATCAAAGTCGTGTTAAAGGTCTTGCCCGTCTTGAAAATGACTAA
- a CDS encoding MerR family transcriptional regulator: MKRKKGYFSISAVAKMFSIHQQTIRLYEKEGLITPKRSEGNTRLFSEEDVDRLEEIIYLTHELGINLAGVEMILRLQRQIKKMQKEMNALFKNAQNELTRESETSKQLIKAAAQRLTQLKKDKAHEPIEPDWVEVSDEESLTDE; the protein is encoded by the coding sequence ATGAAAAGAAAAAAAGGATACTTTTCTATCTCCGCTGTAGCTAAAATGTTTTCAATACATCAGCAAACTATTCGTCTTTATGAAAAAGAAGGACTCATTACCCCGAAGCGCTCCGAGGGCAATACGCGCCTGTTTTCAGAAGAAGATGTTGATCGTTTAGAAGAAATCATTTATCTTACGCATGAGCTTGGTATAAACTTAGCTGGAGTAGAGATGATTTTGCGTTTACAACGACAAATCAAGAAGATGCAAAAAGAAATGAATGCACTTTTCAAAAATGCTCAAAACGAATTAACGCGAGAAAGTGAAACAAGCAAACAACTAATCAAGGCTGCTGCTCAACGTTTAACTCAGCTTAAAAAAGACAAAGCACACGAGCCTATAGAACCCGATTGGGTTGAGGTAAGCGACGAGGAAAGCCTAACAGACGAATGA
- a CDS encoding M48 family metalloprotease, translating to MKKLLFLSLNLIALFPIYTMDLSKTDPADIQAELDKNTPLALKLSFFAEKFVPYTTTTKNFIEGVSNLIKKEAENCGISLEQCKVNLNFSNEVSCLFPLLPRWCIQTNNPGTINITPNFGYSLLSRQISGSANCLTAHYNNFKTLGLCPSSVLLTSNITDSIFKLLFKTSYINTLNNANAVLLRHELGHLQNDSTAGRIVFLLGSSLLTSELLRKTLPKVGMKNKWVNFALTVAGVYGNAKITDPLYARYRETKADDFAIAHTRSTEELLAAAIFFNNQHTMLTNNTSFIKTKLPNQGYLTTLIGNYAKHYPVLYELYHLSAGDNHPSHYSRAHKFYKAAQELENSRK from the coding sequence ATGAAAAAACTACTTTTCTTGTCATTAAATTTGATAGCCCTATTTCCTATCTATACTATGGACTTAAGTAAAACTGATCCTGCGGATATACAAGCGGAACTTGATAAAAATACACCACTAGCGTTAAAACTTAGCTTTTTTGCGGAGAAATTTGTACCATACACCACCACGACTAAAAATTTTATTGAGGGAGTTTCAAATCTTATTAAAAAAGAAGCTGAAAATTGTGGCATAAGTCTAGAACAATGTAAAGTTAACCTTAATTTTAGCAATGAAGTATCATGTCTTTTTCCACTGTTGCCTCGTTGGTGTATACAAACTAATAATCCAGGTACAATTAACATAACACCTAATTTTGGTTACTCATTATTATCTCGTCAAATTAGTGGAAGTGCCAATTGCTTAACTGCTCATTATAATAATTTTAAGACCCTAGGTCTTTGTCCAAGCTCTGTATTACTGACTTCTAATATCACTGATAGTATTTTTAAACTATTATTTAAAACAAGTTACATAAACACTTTAAATAATGCCAATGCTGTACTATTACGTCATGAATTAGGTCATCTTCAAAATGACTCAACAGCAGGACGCATAGTATTTCTACTTGGATCTAGCCTATTAACTTCTGAATTACTTAGAAAAACATTACCTAAAGTAGGAATGAAAAATAAATGGGTTAATTTTGCCCTCACTGTTGCAGGTGTGTATGGTAATGCAAAGATAACCGATCCACTGTATGCAAGGTATAGGGAAACAAAAGCTGATGATTTTGCCATTGCTCACACAAGATCTACAGAAGAATTATTAGCTGCTGCCATCTTTTTTAATAATCAGCATACTATGCTAACAAATAACACTTCTTTTATAAAAACAAAACTGCCCAATCAAGGTTATTTAACTACTCTTATAGGTAATTACGCAAAACACTATCCAGTTCTCTATGAATTATATCATCTTTCAGCAGGCGATAATCATCCAAGCCACTATTCACGTGCACACAAATTTTACAAAGCTGCTCAAGAACTTGAAAATAGCAGAAAATAA